In Myxocyprinus asiaticus isolate MX2 ecotype Aquarium Trade chromosome 8, UBuf_Myxa_2, whole genome shotgun sequence, a single genomic region encodes these proteins:
- the fabp2 gene encoding fatty acid-binding protein, intestinal has protein sequence MTFNGTWKVDRNENYEKFMEQMGINMVKRKLAAHDNLKVTFEQNGDKFVVKEVSAFRTLDIEFTLGVTFEYSMADGTDLSGTWVMEGDMLKGTFNRKDNGKVLTTTRKIIGDELVQSYSYDGVDAKRIFKRG, from the exons ATGACCTTCAACGGCACATGGAAAGTGGATCGCAATGAGAACTATGAGAAGTTCATGGAACAAATGG GCATCAACATGGTAAAGAGGAAACTGGCAGCTCATGACAACCTGAAGGTCACCTTCGAGCAGAATGGAGATAAGTTCGTAGTGAAGGAAGTCAGCGCTTTTCGCACGTTGGACATCGAATTTACACTAGGAGTCACCTTCGAGTATTCTATGGCAGATGGCACTGATCTCTCA GGAACCTGGGTCATGGAAGGTGACATGCTGAAGGGAACCTTCAATCGCAAAGACAATGGAAAGGTGCTGACAACAACCAGGAAGATTATTGGCGATGAACTTGTACAG AGCTATAGCTATGATGGTGTTGACGCTAAGAGGATTTTCAAGAGGGgttaa